The Cherax quadricarinatus isolate ZL_2023a unplaced genomic scaffold, ASM3850222v1 Contig4464, whole genome shotgun sequence genome segment gtgtagtattgaggagtagtgtagtagtgaggagtagtgtagtagtgaggagTAGTATAGTATTGAGTAGTGTAGTATTGAGGAGTAGTGTAGTATTGAGGAGTAGTATAGTATTGAGGAGTAGTGTAGTATTGAGTAGTGTAGTATTGAGGAGTAGTGTAGTATTGAGgagtagtgtagtagtgaggagtagtgtagtattgaggagtagtgtagtattgaggagtagtgtagtattgaggagtagtgtagtattgaggagtagtgtagtattgaggagtagtgtagtattgaggagtagtgtagtattgaggagtagtgtagtagtgaggagtagtgtagtattgaggagtagtgtagtattgaggagtagtgtagtattgaggagtagtgtagtattgaggagtagtgtagtattgaggagtagtgtagtagtgaggagTAGTGTAGTATTGAGGAGTAGTGTAGTATTGAGGAGTAGTGTAGTATTGAGGAGTAGTGTAGTATTGAGGAGTAGTGTAGTATTGAGGAGTAGTATAGTATTGAGGAGTAGTATAGTATTGAGGAGTAGTGTAGTATTGAGGAGTAGTATAGTATTGAGTAGTGTAGTATTGAGGAGTAGTATAGTATTGAGGAGTAGTGTAGTATTGAGGAGTAGTGTAGTATTGAGGAGTAGTGTAGTATTGAGgagtagtgtagtagtgaggagtagtgtagtattgaggagtagtgtagtattgaggagtagtgtagtattgaggagtagtgtagtagtgaggagTAGTGTAGTATTGAGGAGTAGTGTAGTATTGAGGAGTAGTGTAGTATTGAGGAGTAGTGTAGTATTGAGGAGTAGTATAGTATTGAGGAGTAGTATAGTATTGAGGAGTAGTGTAGTATTGAGGAGTAGTATAGTATTGAGTAGTGTAGTATTGAGGAGTAGTATAGTATTGAGGAGTAGTGTAGTATTGAGGAGTAGTGTAGTATTGAGGAGTAGTGTAGTATTGAGGAGTAGTGTAGTATTGAGGAGTAGTATAGTATTGAGGAGTAGTGTAGTATTGAGTAGTAGTATAGTATTGAGgagtagtgtagtagtgaggagTAGTGTAGTATTGAGGAGTAGTGTAGTATTGAGGAGTAGTGTAGTATTGAGGAGTAGTGTAGTATTGAGGAGTAGTGTAGTATTGAGGAGTAGTATAGTATTGAGTAGTGTAGTATTGAGgagtagtgtagtagtgaggagtagtgtagtattgaagagtagtgtagtagtgaggagTAGTGTAGTATTGAGGAGTAGTGTAGTATTGAGGAGTAGTGTAGTATTGAGGAGTAGTATAG includes the following:
- the LOC138852150 gene encoding LOW QUALITY PROTEIN: uncharacterized protein (The sequence of the model RefSeq protein was modified relative to this genomic sequence to represent the inferred CDS: substituted 1 base at 1 genomic stop codon), whose amino-acid sequence is TTPHYYTTPQYYTTTQYYTTPQYYTTPHYYTTPQYYTTPQYYTTPQYYTTPHYYTTPQYYTTPHYYTTPQYYTTPHYYTTPQYYTTPHYYTTPQYYTTQYYTTPQYYTTPQYYTTPQYYTTPQYYTTPHYYTTPQYYTTPQYYTTPQYYTTQYYTTPQYYTTPQYYTTPQYYTTPHYYTTLQYYTTPHYYTTPQYYTTQYYTTPQYYTTPQYYTTPQYYTTPQYYTTPQYYTTPHYYTTPQYYTTTQYYTTPQYYTTPQYYTTPQYYTTPQYYTTPQYYTTPQYYTTPQYYTTQYYTTPQYYTTPQYYTTPQYYTTPQYYTTPQYYTTPQYYTTPQYYTTPHYYTTPQYYTTPQYYTTPQYYTTPHYYTTPQYYTTPQYYTTPQYYTTPQYYTTPQYYTTQYYTTPQYYTTPQYYTTPQYYTTPQYYTTPQYYTTPQYYTTPQYYTTPQYYTTPHYYTTPQYYTTPQYYTTPQYYTTPQYYTTPQYYTTPHYYTTPQYYTTPQYYTTPQYYTTPQYYTTPQYYTTPQYYTTPQYYTTPHYYTTPQYYTTPQYYTTQYYTTPQYYTTPQYYTTPQYYTTQYYTTPHYYTTPHYYTTPQYYTTPHYYTTPQYYTTQYYTTHYYTTQYYTTQYYTTQYYTTHYYTTPQYYTTQYYTTPHYYTTPQYYTTPHYYTTPHYYTTPHYYTTPHYTTPHYYTTPQYYTTPQYYTTPQYYTTPXYYTTPQYYTTPYYYTPHCYTTPHYYTTPHYYTTPHH